ctcttattataagtaataggataactatatttgatatgtgcgtaccttgaaaggtcctcatgtctgtcagacagttttcacttgacctcgacctcatttcatggatcagtgaacaaggttaagttttggtggtcaagtccatatctcagatactacaagcaatatggctagtatattcggtgtatggaaggactgtaaggtgtacatgtccaactggcaggtgtcatctgaacttgacctcattttcatggttcagtggtaagttatattaatctgaagatctgtttacttttttgtgatgattctttatcttattttagagtgatcatgtttattaaaaatacatgttgtgccgtatctcaaaaactatttatgattattccaTAAATCTTCacacactttttagttatattaaaaccacaaaaggaagattcagatttttttttggtggtgatggtccaaactgtttaggaattacgggccaaGACCAGTATTTTTCTATCTTTATCTATATAGTCAATCTAGACTTCaaaaaaagagtgacgaaagataccagaggaacagtcaaacttataaatcaactaaaataaattgacaacatgcacctggctaaaaataaaaaagacaaacaatagaacacatgacacaacataggaaaataaagaataagcaacacgaatcccatcaaaaattgggggtcatctcaggtgctccggaatggtaagcagattctgctccacatgtggcacccgtcatgttgcttatgtaataacaagtccggtaaatagtctaatttggtaggtcacattcatgaaagggaaggggattgtagtaacaacataaggaacatatccgatatcatttgtgaaacagttatttcatAACTTCAACTTATTAATACCTCAAGTAGAAGGTTGCATTGGGATTTTCACACCATAATGTATGTCGCTTGAAAAATGTCTCACTGAGTCATGAAATGTTTACAGATATGGTGTGTCTGAATGATCTTGATGtgaatgtttctttaaatttaatttcttattGTCTGTTGATAAGTTTATCTTGCTGTTAAAAAGTGTTATAcaatagtatatatacatgtgtatatttaaaaaactgaCTGCATGACAAATCTCAAGTGACTTAAGAAAATAATGTGATTCTAATTGTctagtttattgaaatattttcttcttttttcactttttttataatttattgtcttagttcacttttttgaaaattttgcttttcaatgttttatatactCATCCTCTAAtgctgttttatttgatattttagcaaTCCATGGTGAATTTAAGTCACCCAGAAATACTGACAATAAAGAATGTAACGAAAGATAATGCTGGATGGTATGGTTGCTTGATTTCTATTCCACTGGGTAGATATTACCAGACTGCCTGGCTAACAGTTTTAGGTAAAGGCTTAGATAAGAATgagaaatgtttgtttttcaccaagaaataatacGTCTtagagcaaaatattcacataaaaatgatttaatcGTTTGGAgaatttaattatcaattttcgattacatcattatcaataaatttttTATAGACTGTCATAAAAATAGGAGGTTTGGCATCATGAAAATTGGAAATGtacagttttttcttaaaaaattaattcttttaatGCCGCCACAACTGAAACGTCATattattttacccctgtcagtgTCTCTCTGTATGTCATTCCCATTATGGGTTTACAGTTATTCCActtaactcctcctacagtttgaattctaggaagttttcactctgatgtctgtttgtagtctttgtacatgtattgaaggtgtgcatgtggtcagggttttgattttgtttaatatttgctcTTAATCATTTTTTGTAGTAGTTACTTGCATAAGGGGAGCTCGCATACAGATAATTGTCCTACAGTTTTATGCTAGGAAGTGTTCACTTATTTGgtggtttttccattttttgtgcatGGGGTCAGGATTTtgattcttatttatatttgctcttttgggtgATAATATAATTTACCTTTGTCATATTTAAGGTAAAGTGTTTGacagttatttttaaataagactttgcatctgcaggggcatcatttgtgtctgtCAAAGAAATCCAACATTGACTTTGCTATAAAACAGTTTCAGAGTGAAGTGTGGCCAGGGATTTCACTTAGTCTAGTTTGTATtgtgtaataattaaattttgtatgtcatacatgtgattcttccgaTGGGAGTCGAAATCTCTTGTTTTTCAGACCCTCTTCCATCCCtcccattaaaatttgaaatctacaacttttgaaaatgtcaacatcgaaaaagtttcagtaaacatttttgtttacagaATTAAAACTGACAGGGTAAAACTCTTGAGAAACTCGAAATTGATATCGGAAAAGTCTGTAAAAACAGAAGGTCaccatttctttttcttgtttttgtgtcGTAAGGTAAATAGCTTCgagtaatcaatgaaggtgtttATTATTAGACTATATATACAGCAATAACAAATTATTGGCAATTACCTGGTCATCAACTAGCTAGTTTAAGACACACATCTGgatgattaaaagtgaaatactgacaatggattaagatgtaaaaaaaaagatttaatttgatgctgttgaaaacatTGAACAGTTATAGTACTGAACCTCAAAGACAAATGTCTTAATGAAATCAAATACGATATTTATGGCTTGTTTTCTATCTAAACCAATGGAATACCTAAGTGTAAGTATGTTTgtctttgaaaattctaaatttttataatttgatgaaatGCAAACTATGTTATCCCAtagacatataatgtattatacatgtatgtctctgtTATTACCAAATACCCTAGCagcaaattaaaaacaaccaatTATCTAGCCATATTTTCTCTGCCTGGAGATCTGATTTTAAATTGTACAAGTCCAGTGCCATTGGGTCAAGATCATGCTTACTACACTTCTTGCCAAGCTGACTATGGTGACCCTAATGACTTTATTAAACATATTGAGACAGCTACCTACCAGAAAGCCACTGCTCAATAGTGTTACCAAAGTTGACATTATGTAGCTTAAGCAGAGATACTTTTTACCAACTATatatgatggctgatcactttatcttaactttatatatgtaataaataaatatttgaaaccccCTTATCTTATATTTCTATCAAGTAAAAATGGCTATGCAGGTGCTTAAAGTATAGAACACTTACAAAAAAGGAGAATAAGCAGTTTTAACACCAAAAATAATCATGGCGTTCATcgttaaaaatgttgaatttgataCACACTTTAGAGTAACTTATGTagtgggttattcagtgtgcaccacattttttttaatgatattattccttcatagacagaaaaaaatattacaatcattcctaaaataaagacttttaacaattaaaagtttGATGAGGAGGAAAAAAGGATTGAATTGGTTATAAATATTGTAGATAAGCCAGCTATTGAGCTGACACATATTTACCATTTcctttcaaacatattatttcatcttttgaaaacttttaaattaCAAATACTTTAATTGCAGATGAACAAGCAGAAGCAGTAGACATTAGGTCAGGAGGAACAAACGATAAAGAGCAAATAGTAATCTACATTATCGGTGGTGTCGCATCAGTAGTTGTTCTCTTCCTGTTACTcctgatatttatatgttatagacGTTACAAGAGGGTTCAGTCCAGCAAATATAGAAATGTCAAGAGAGTAATTGTCATGACACAGGCTAGTttcaatattcaaacatattttattactgATAAGTTCAAATACAAGTGcacaaaaaagaatatgtttgacTTATTCGGTTATAATtaggaaatgaagttttatgaggAAGTTGTCTTTATATGGTGTAAAAGTTACAAAGTAAGTCTTAAGAAAGGAAGATTATTGAGATTCATTAAATGTTCATCAGTAATGTTTAGATTATGAAAATAGAGATATTCAATCTAGACAGAATCTAATTTACTTTTAAGgaagtttttgtcaattttagatttgaatatttataacaGCTTTGCATCTGGACTTGCTTCATTTATTATTAGCGATAGTCTGTGTGCTCTTCAAacttttatgatgtttatttctattacaaaatcatgataattaaaaaaatgacatggaTTTGCACACAAATTTGAAACaggtatacattttaatttcatatcagaATGTTTTGCATCAATTCCAGAATGAGAATTACCATCCATACAAATCTTATGATGGTACACAACCATTTGTTTTACCCACAATCAGAATTGAACCTGGTCCAAGAAGACGCTTGTCATCTGATTTGACCATGATGTCAGAGTATGATCTCCCTCTGGACAAACACTGGGAATTTAGACGGGAACAGTAAGTTAAAGCATAACATTGACCATTCCATGAAAGTTATCATACTGTAAAGACATATATATTGACTCATGACAACATTTTAACTTATATCTGTCGACCCACAAATAGCATTGCTCACTGTTTCTGACATCCAGATTTTTTCTTTGGTTAAAAGCTGTATAATGACCTGATATTTGATTGGTTGtatcaattttcagatgaattcaaTAGATATTGTAACCACTGTAGTATGAAATATAACAAGAAGTTTTTCCAAAAACTCTTTTTTTCCAAGGTTTAACATTTTCTCATATATATACTGGAATCATTAGGGCTCAACAATAACACTTGTCTGATTGTCTTGTACTGGAGGATAAAAAGGTCAgacaagtaaaagctatatcaatattaatttaatttaacaggtttatatgctcttataatatactagattatggagtgtgtgtccgagcgagaatatttagtcagacgtcagtcgctaccctgatataccctatcttttttgGGTAATTAATAACGATAGCGTTTGACATCTTTAGCTgaacagatttatcattttttcataacttaattcattgtatgctggttcatattctggacaccagtctttgctcctttctaatataattcacaaacaaaaaacaaataggaagcttagaaatggaaaaatattaaatacttaactcgttcaaagggtaattacacgtctcaatcttcaaaatcgcctatctaaaaatactaccatcgctaacatttttaaaaataaaaattgtggttacccttctatcgataagtgtcatgccaaaaaatgagtaacatgtccctgtctttccaccaacaatacggtaaggtccacactTAATGGTCgctcattttctttaaaatttgaaactgatataacttgaaaaacaaacagtcttatttatttactcacatgaaacaaaccaggatgcggtattcagtacgtaggttaAACTGgtcgatatttatctaaacgcactcaagaaaataacccaataaattcaaaagtatcatttatcaacaccttaagaagcacagtcatcttatcaaatatttagcagttcaacctttggaagaagtaaataagcagcctggtgaatctcattcaaagtttgtacaatcacggaaaataattgaattaaattagattaaaaaatatcaagaaccgatactgttaacattttggatattgtttctaaaactgttcgaaaaaaaaaacattctcatggtcgtagaaaaaatcacaatcaaagaaaatttcggaccaatcacaCCAATATTTCgaacctaatttctatttcaaaaaacaacagcagacattatctgttaacaaagctctgttcattaccgattaataagttaaaaaaaattttagaggattgcaacacaatttcatatagcagtcctaagtacgaaattgttcaaattataatggcatattgttattctaaactgtttcctaaaattgatcgtcctgaagatcataaaaaacattttattaaaataaaatatgtcaataaaggttttgattttgtaaatattgctggtatttttaacaaccattctgttaaagaacaaattcctggatattttgataatactgagctccctcttatttgatatatttacaagaaatctacatggaaatttgtgttaaattatagccaattgtgtaaagattttaatatcagtgaaaatacacctacttcatgtaattgcagtaattccaaatacatttatggaccaatttcccatgttataacaggagatcttaacatattTCAAGACGGAGAGTTAAAAtaattcctcagtaaaggacctaattATCTTCCCCAGTCAATTataaattggaatgagtgtcgtaatatcatccatgaCTCACTctgtacttactgtatgaaatggataaaactggaaaaagctgacaaaaaattcgactttaaaataaaaacaagatacaAATCCAATGAATTTACATTGACATGCCTATCAGACGGTGCCTGATATGCAAGTCTGATTTGACTTGGCATTGTTAAAAAGTAGATCCTAAGTTCTGTGACATGACTAGTTTCAGTTTTTCTTGActcataatttttgaaaaatatttcaaaagatataaaactaacttctgttctattgttttaaatttcttttgttcctTGAATCAACTTATAATGCAAAGTCCTCCtaaacaagttgaaaaaaatgttattgtagaGGTCTGATCATGCAATACAATGTGAGAAACTTGATTTTctggtaattttttaaaagagCAAATATAACATTCTCACATTACCTAGATAAAAAAAAGCATGTGTCTCGgtacaaaattgttcaaaaacaCTGAAAATTGTAAATCATTAGTAATAAATGGTTTaacccattaaaacatttaatccatcactgcaaatgtttgcacctgtcctaagtcaggaatctgatgtacagtagttgtagtttgtttatataatttatatgtgtttctcgtttcttgtttttagctcacctggcccgaaggtccaagtgagcttttctcatcacttggcgtccgtcatccatagtcgttaacttttataaaaatcttctcttctgaaactactgggccaaatttaaccaaacatggccaaaacattattagggtatctagtttaaaaattgtgtccagtgacccggccaaccaaccaagatggccgccagggctaaatatagaacataggggtaaaatgcagcttttggcttataactcaaaaaccaaagcatttagaacaaatctgacatgagtgaaattgtttatcaggtcaagatctatctgccctaaaaattttagatgaatcggacaaccttttgttgggttgctacccctgaattttgctgtttttggttattatcttgaatattatcatgattataatagatagagataaactaaacagcaataatgttcagcaaagtaagttttacaaataagtcaacataaccgaaatggtcagttgacccctttaggagttattgccctttatagtcaatatttaaccatttttcataaatcttagttatcaccaaaacacaattttgtcatgtccttgaatattcacatagacaaaagtgagcgacacaggctctttagagcctctggttttatatagattagaacgttggttttcccgtttgaatggttttactctagtaattttggggccctttatagcttgttgttcagtgtgagccaaggctctgtgttaaggccgtacattgacatataatggtttacttttataaattgtcatttggatggagagttgtctcattggcactcataccatatcttcttatatctaagaaaATGTGTACAACTATTAGaattttatttagttatatatatatggttacatCAATCAGTATCTCAATATCTAAATGAATAtgagatgaaataatttattttttgttataggTTATCACTTGGTGAACCTCTTGGGGAAGGAGCATTtggtaaagtttttaaagcagaaaCTGTTGGTTTAAATAAAGCTCCAACAACTGCCATAGCAGTCAAGATGTTGAAGggtaaaatttacttatatattttagatcaaaaatcaaatagtatTAATGAAAACTGGATTTATGCttaggttttctttttttattagacaagcataaaattttgggaaataagaattgaattttttccatcttttttatctttattgaaaaatttgcatTGTTATGGCCCTGCAACGAATATGGCCCGCAACAAAgatgtcggtgccatatagttttatccATGTCCGTAATTAGGTCATTAcgtaattctgtcattccgtcattccatcattctgtcattccCTAATTCCACAACTAGGAATTGTTAAGTTTCAGTTTTGTTCCGCTTGGCTCATTTTTGCTATAATTATGGGCTTtgaactttgataattttttgaaaatcacagttaaaagGATGAATTGTTTGAGTATAAAGGACAAGATTATAAATATCCAATTAATgttctgattcaaacaataaaataattacaaatcaattaatGTCATTAGTGCTGTAATGAATTGTTAAAAtctcaatacttttattttttgtttgatgattcTAGCTGTTAATCTGGATTATCCCACCTCAATCAACAGGCCTTGAAGTAATAAATATTTGACtcagttttttgtacttaaacaaataaaaaccaatcaaaatgctggattttatgttttgagcaagatttttgtgctccgagcactgagcaaagttttatgacttcaaccccaggtcTAATGAATGTCAAAACAAATCAGTGACAGGTTGACCTTGTTCCTAATTAAATTTGTTCAGGTTACAATTATGTGATAATCatgttttcaatcataatttcttgaaaggttttaaacagttgtttaaaagttgaaaagttacaaagtaaaaacgtatttataaaaataaacttctCATAGAATAAATCATCACTTTACAATATTATGTCACATGACTGACCAACATGACTTGTGATCACCTGATATATTATAtggtttatcttttcaaaatgagtgttgtttattcaattttcatacacTTTTCTTCAACTCTTCACATACAAAACAATAAGTTATGACAACAAGGAACACAACTCTAGGCTGATTTAACCAATAACAAAAGCTTTATTGTGTCTTCAATATAAAGACAATTGGCAAATTTCCGgattgcaaaacatattgacaaatttacacgaaaaacgtaacaacaaagatataaaatgtattttatttgaataaaacatgacaaatcaagaatattaatattataacacataaaaaacaatcaaggtTTGAGCAAAAAAAATCCTTACTTTTCACTTCAATTGGAAATTTCTTGGTCCAATTTTGGacctgaaaaaaaaactaagaaaatatTTGTAGTCATGTATAACACACAGGGtataaatgtaaatgtgtttgttatACATACCAAAAGACAGTACTCCTTATTACATAAACATGGATAGTTTGTAGGATCGATTAAAACCCATTTTAATgtcccatttattatgccccattttggtgcattatgttttctgttctgtgcgtCCATTCATTCGTTCTTTTGTCTGTCCATTTGTTCATCTGTCCATCCATTGGTTAGTTCTTCCGTCCGtttgtccttccgtctgtctgtcccgcttcaggttaaaggattggttaaagtttttggtagaggtagtttttgatgaagttgaagtccaatcaacttgaaacttagggctcatgttttctattttataatctttgtaatttttatgccaaactagaaattttcccccattttcaaggtccactgaacatagaaaatgatagtgtggatgggctattcatgtactggggacacattcttgttagctTTAACCATTTGAGCTTATGTTATCACTAATGACTTGGCGTCCATCATCATCTGTtgttaactatttcaaaaaaccttctctgaaactactgggccaaagatttcaaactttaacaaaaaaaaatttccttaatTATCTGGTATCTtgcttataaattgtatccgaagttttgatccattgacaaacatggctgccattgttgggttcctgccactaaattggttattttaaggattttttttagtttttgtatgaaattaattaaagataaagataaactgtaaacagcaaaaaatgttcagcaaagtaacatcttcaaaaatgttttttatgacaaaaattgtcaattgacccgttacggagttattgacctttaaggaaaattacacaagttgttttattttttttttaactatataaatcttcgcaaatgaatttagtataaatttttattttatttccttgtacttcaagaaacaaAGACACTATGGTTAAAATGGAACAaatgggtaaaatgcatttatttgcttttaatgaaaatatgacagatacaatgaaCATTGTATTGGCATTTGTAAGCctcttattattaaatataaattgaaaagcaaaaacagttattgatgaaagatttaagcaaaaaaacaaacttgtgagCAATGCAAGCTCTGCTTGTTCTATTGGGGATCCAaggcagtggcgtagccagggttgaaatgatgtggatgttttgCCGAGTCGAGCGAGCCGAAAAATGTTTTGGACCTTTTTgtgcagaaaatattttttatttaagcacatgtactcccccagaatccgacactagttagatttttgtttaaattcaaaatacccaccaattcatatatttatatttttaaccaaattttattgttttcttgaaactaccatcattcaattcataaatatttgatgtaaagtttcccCCCCAATCTtctatttgacatatcaaaaaccgTTTAAACGGACtccattacagcggcacttctgtataatttaggaacttctgagtataggaactgaagtgacttctctttccaggaatttgagtctacaacctttgattttttattactgAGCTAAACGCATGCAGGAGACATAAAAATACCGGGCGTCCGATCTGATACACAAATCCGAACATTTGAGTTTAATAAAGCATATTACACATAGAGTTTGTTCTAGAACGGGAGCCTGTCGTGAATTTAAAAGTGATGCAAAAGACGTCACACTTCTTCTGATGTCAATCGAAGTAAAaccgttaaatattttaaactaaacaCTGGTGTTGTCACCATAACTAATTATGGTTTATTTCATACAACACAAACGATTTAAAATGGGCCGTGGCATTTTTGAGAAATAACTTTAAGGCCAAAATATTGGCCATGTGGCACAGATTTTCTGAATACCATTAAAGTCAATGAGGCTATCAGTTTTTACAAATACTAATAAATTGCAATTAACACCAATTAAAAGactgatcaaatataaaaaaaacacaaatacagtAAAAACATTCGACACTTGAGAGTGATAAATGAACGAAGCAGACATACTGTGGTGTCATCACACGAGCAATCATATACAGGTACCATGCAGAATAGCGTGACGTTATCAATTGTTGTCAGGGTTGCCATGGCGCTGTTTGATAAAGTTCGAAGCCAGGCCGATTCTTAGCAGTCAAAGGTAAAACGTTTTTCAATGCCATGGCAGTCAAAGGGTCAATACTCTATGATAAAACCACAAAAACGTAAAACGCTTCAAATTCTACAAAC
This genomic window from Mytilus galloprovincialis chromosome 9, xbMytGall1.hap1.1, whole genome shotgun sequence contains:
- the LOC143045024 gene encoding fibroblast growth factor receptor-like; this translates as MTQNENYHPYKSYDGTQPFVLPTIRIEPGPRRRLSSDLTMMSEYDLPLDKHWEFRREQLSLGEPLGEGAFGKVFKAETVGLNKAPTTAIAVKMLKGKIYLYILDQKSNSINENWIYA